Proteins from a genomic interval of Lacticaseibacillus pabuli:
- the recO gene encoding DNA repair protein RecO produces the protein MSQAPEDFRGLVLARFNYKESDLLVKMLTDHFGKRMFLFRRARKPGFKMTAAVLPFTLSNFTGRINAPGLSYVQAVRGSHAFTKISADLTLNAYSSYILALIDMAFDEDTPIPEWFRFAEQALTLIDQGTDPQIVTNIAEIQLLPAFGVGPNWRGCSVCGRNDLPLDFSDKYGGLLCSDHWQLDERRYHASERAIYYLRLFSHVDIATVGKVAVSEQTRRELRTMIDRMYDGLVGVQPKAKRFLDELNGAGSHIQALKPRKPKNSPSDFSE, from the coding sequence ATGAGCCAGGCCCCCGAGGATTTTCGCGGCCTCGTCCTGGCCCGGTTCAACTATAAAGAAAGCGACTTGCTGGTCAAAATGCTCACGGATCATTTTGGCAAGCGCATGTTTCTATTTCGGCGTGCCCGCAAGCCCGGATTTAAAATGACCGCCGCGGTATTACCGTTTACCCTCAGCAACTTCACCGGTCGCATTAACGCGCCTGGTCTATCCTACGTCCAAGCCGTTCGCGGCAGTCATGCCTTCACCAAGATTAGTGCGGACCTGACGCTGAATGCCTACAGTAGCTACATCCTGGCGCTCATTGACATGGCGTTTGACGAGGACACGCCCATTCCTGAATGGTTCCGCTTTGCTGAGCAAGCCCTCACGCTCATTGACCAGGGGACGGATCCGCAGATTGTGACGAACATCGCGGAGATTCAGCTCCTGCCAGCGTTTGGGGTCGGTCCTAATTGGCGTGGCTGTAGTGTTTGCGGTCGCAATGACTTGCCACTCGATTTTTCCGACAAGTACGGCGGACTGCTCTGCAGCGACCACTGGCAGCTGGACGAGCGACGCTACCACGCGAGTGAGCGTGCCATTTACTACCTACGCCTGTTTTCACACGTAGATATCGCGACCGTTGGCAAAGTTGCCGTCAGTGAACAAACGCGGCGTGAACTGCGCACGATGATTGACCGGATGTATGACGGACTGGTCGGTGTGCAACCCAAGGCCAAGCGTTTTCTCGACGAGCTAAACGGGGCGGGGAGCCACATCCAGGCGCTCAAACCGCGTAAGCCCAAGAATTCGCCTAGTGATTTTTCTGAATAG
- the glyQ gene encoding glycine--tRNA ligase subunit alpha: MVKKMNVQTMIQTLQQFWGSKGCMLMQAYDTEKGAGTMSPYTFLRAIGPEPWNAAYVEPSRRPADGRYGENPNRLYQHHQFQVVMKPSPENIQEYYLDSLRALGIDPLEHDIRFVEDNWENPSMGCAGVGWEVWLDGMEVSQFTYFQVVGGLEVSPVTSEITYGVERLASYIQDVNSVYDLEWGDGVRYGDIFKEPEYEHSKYSFEVSDQDMLLGFFNAYEKEAWRLMDLGLVHPAYDYILKCSHTFNLLDARGAVSVTERAGYLSRIRKMAHKVARAFVAERKKLGFPLLNNEEVKEDK, from the coding sequence TTGGTCAAGAAAATGAATGTTCAAACCATGATCCAAACGCTCCAGCAGTTCTGGGGAAGCAAGGGCTGCATGCTGATGCAGGCCTATGATACGGAAAAGGGTGCCGGGACCATGAGCCCCTACACCTTCCTGCGTGCCATCGGTCCTGAACCTTGGAACGCAGCTTACGTTGAACCTTCCCGCCGTCCCGCTGACGGCCGTTATGGTGAGAACCCGAACCGGCTGTACCAACACCACCAGTTCCAAGTTGTGATGAAGCCATCCCCAGAGAACATCCAGGAATACTACTTGGACTCCCTGCGTGCACTGGGCATCGACCCACTCGAACACGATATTCGCTTCGTTGAGGATAACTGGGAAAACCCATCCATGGGTTGCGCCGGTGTTGGTTGGGAAGTTTGGCTTGACGGTATGGAAGTCAGCCAGTTCACTTACTTCCAGGTTGTTGGTGGGCTTGAGGTTTCACCCGTTACCTCCGAAATTACCTACGGGGTTGAGCGTTTGGCCAGCTACATTCAGGATGTGAACTCTGTTTACGACCTCGAATGGGGCGATGGTGTCCGTTACGGTGACATCTTCAAGGAACCTGAATACGAACACTCCAAGTACTCCTTTGAAGTCAGTGATCAGGACATGCTCTTGGGCTTCTTCAATGCCTACGAAAAAGAGGCTTGGCGTCTGATGGATCTTGGTCTGGTGCACCCAGCCTATGATTACATCCTGAAGTGCAGTCACACCTTTAACTTGCTCGATGCCCGCGGTGCCGTTTCCGTTACGGAACGGGCCGGCTACCTCAGTCGGATTCGCAAGATGGCACATAAGGTTGCCCGCGCGTTCGTCGCAGAACGTAAGAAGCTCGGCTTCCCACTGCTGAACAACGAAGAAGTAAAGGAGGACAAGTAA
- the glyS gene encoding glycine--tRNA ligase subunit beta yields the protein MQYLLEIGLEDMPAHVVTPSLNQLADKTAKYLKDAQLDFASITKLATPRRLTIIINDVAAKTADVSEDVKGPAKKIAQDAEGNWSKAAIGFTRGQGMTVDDITFKDLKGTEYVYLHKEIAGKPAAEILCGLVDVVKGLTFPTRMKWGNNDFEYIRPIHWIVSLLDEEVVPMQILDVKAGRRTEGHRFLGHAVDIKQPADYVEALRAQKVIVDPAERKQLITDQINAIASDHKWTVDLDADLLEEVNNLVEYPTAFAGSFDKKYLDIPEAVLITSMKDNQRYFYARDSAGKMVNAFIGVRNGNSEYLQNVIAGNEKVLTARLEDAAFFYTEDQKKTIAEYVDRLQNVSFHEKLGSLALKMKRVGVIADVLAGKYGIKADEKADLLRAASIYKFDLVTGMVGEFAELQGTMAAHYAKLAGENAVVCQALAEQYMPISAEGDLPKSTVGALLAMSDKLDTLMSFFAVDMIPNGSNDPYALRRQAYGITRMIAAGLQSLPLIDLQQEISANLKSANLAGDIDYDKNASAVADFFQDRVRQLLHQSKTRHDIVDAVVAREVPDIAEELSAAQILTDASASDNFKEDVEALTRAVRIAKKNASTAAIDPALFENDSEGALHKAVADFAAKHDADKVSAADFANMRQLAPTINAYFDATMVMADDTAVRANRLAQMSALASLVSDYGDLTQIITK from the coding sequence ATGCAATATTTACTTGAAATCGGCCTCGAGGACATGCCTGCCCACGTGGTTACACCTAGCCTGAACCAGCTCGCTGACAAGACTGCCAAGTATCTGAAGGACGCGCAGCTGGACTTCGCCTCAATCACCAAGCTCGCAACGCCACGTCGTTTGACCATCATCATTAACGACGTCGCTGCAAAGACCGCCGACGTGAGTGAAGACGTGAAGGGTCCTGCCAAGAAGATTGCCCAGGACGCAGAGGGTAACTGGAGTAAAGCCGCTATCGGATTTACCCGCGGTCAGGGCATGACCGTTGACGACATCACGTTTAAGGACCTCAAGGGGACCGAATACGTGTACCTGCACAAGGAAATCGCCGGCAAGCCCGCTGCCGAAATTCTGTGCGGCTTGGTCGACGTCGTCAAAGGCCTGACCTTCCCAACCCGCATGAAGTGGGGCAACAACGACTTCGAATACATTCGGCCAATTCACTGGATTGTCAGCCTTCTTGATGAAGAAGTCGTCCCAATGCAGATTCTGGATGTTAAAGCCGGTCGCCGCACAGAGGGCCACCGCTTCCTCGGTCACGCCGTTGACATTAAGCAACCTGCTGACTATGTGGAAGCTTTGCGCGCACAGAAGGTCATCGTTGACCCCGCAGAACGCAAACAGCTGATTACAGACCAGATCAACGCCATCGCCAGCGATCATAAGTGGACCGTTGACCTCGACGCCGACCTGCTTGAAGAAGTCAATAACTTAGTCGAATACCCAACCGCATTTGCCGGTAGCTTCGACAAGAAGTACCTCGACATTCCTGAGGCCGTGCTGATCACTTCCATGAAGGACAACCAACGTTACTTCTACGCCCGCGACAGTGCCGGCAAGATGGTCAACGCGTTCATCGGGGTCCGCAACGGGAACAGTGAGTACCTCCAGAACGTCATCGCTGGGAATGAAAAAGTCCTGACCGCACGTCTGGAAGATGCCGCGTTCTTCTACACGGAAGACCAGAAGAAGACGATTGCCGAATACGTCGACCGTCTGCAGAACGTTTCCTTCCATGAAAAACTCGGGTCTCTTGCTCTGAAGATGAAGCGGGTTGGCGTCATCGCTGATGTACTGGCTGGTAAGTACGGCATCAAGGCTGACGAAAAGGCCGACTTGCTCCGGGCAGCATCCATCTACAAATTTGACCTGGTCACCGGCATGGTCGGTGAATTTGCTGAACTGCAGGGGACCATGGCGGCGCACTATGCCAAGTTGGCCGGTGAAAATGCGGTTGTCTGCCAGGCACTCGCCGAACAGTACATGCCAATTTCCGCTGAAGGCGACCTGCCTAAGAGCACAGTTGGCGCGCTGCTCGCCATGTCCGACAAGCTGGACACTCTCATGAGCTTCTTCGCCGTCGACATGATTCCTAATGGTAGCAATGACCCATACGCCCTGCGTCGACAGGCTTACGGGATTACCCGGATGATTGCGGCTGGTCTGCAGTCCTTGCCACTGATTGACCTGCAGCAGGAGATTAGTGCTAACTTGAAGTCTGCCAACTTGGCCGGCGATATCGATTACGACAAGAATGCCAGTGCGGTAGCAGACTTCTTCCAGGATCGTGTCCGTCAGTTGTTGCACCAGAGCAAGACCCGCCACGATATCGTGGACGCCGTCGTTGCCCGCGAAGTGCCAGACATTGCCGAGGAACTGAGTGCAGCGCAGATTCTGACTGATGCGTCCGCAAGCGACAACTTCAAGGAAGATGTTGAAGCCTTGACGCGTGCCGTCCGGATTGCCAAGAAGAACGCTTCGACAGCTGCCATTGACCCTGCATTGTTCGAAAACGACAGTGAAGGTGCCTTGCACAAGGCCGTCGCGGATTTTGCCGCTAAACATGACGCGGATAAGGTGAGTGCCGCTGACTTTGCCAACATGCGTCAGCTGGCACCAACCATCAACGCGTACTTTGACGCGACGATGGTAATGGCCGACGATACCGCCGTTCGGGCCAACCGTTTGGCCCAAATGAGCGCCTTGGCTAGCCTGGTCAGTGACTACGGTGACCTCACGCAAATCATTACCAAATAA